The following are from one region of the Actinopolyspora halophila DSM 43834 genome:
- the cofC gene encoding 2-phospho-L-lactate guanylyltransferase: MTSGVQLLVPIKPLHLAKTRLRGASDPEDRHSELVAALASDTVAAARSATHTVEVIVVTSDAELTARFHGNGVEVLDDSPVAGLNAALRHGDRVLRRRNPEARVGALQADLPALRPEDLDTAISEAGTDRAFCSDRQGTGTTLLLARRGSALCPEFGPDSARTHRDGGARELRAPLESLRHDVDLPADLEAAVALGLGTHTSTNVHETGSSEAVRGPV; encoded by the coding sequence GTGACATCCGGAGTTCAGCTGCTCGTTCCGATCAAACCGCTGCACCTGGCCAAGACCCGCCTTCGTGGCGCGAGCGACCCCGAGGACCGCCATTCCGAACTGGTAGCGGCGCTGGCTTCGGACACGGTCGCGGCCGCGCGCTCCGCGACCCACACGGTGGAGGTAATCGTAGTCACCTCGGACGCCGAGCTGACCGCCCGATTCCACGGGAACGGTGTGGAAGTGCTCGACGATTCCCCCGTCGCGGGGCTCAACGCGGCCCTGCGGCACGGCGACCGGGTGCTGCGGCGGCGGAATCCCGAAGCACGGGTGGGAGCTCTGCAGGCCGACCTTCCCGCGTTGAGACCCGAGGACCTGGACACGGCGATTTCCGAAGCCGGTACCGACCGGGCTTTCTGCTCCGACAGGCAGGGCACCGGAACGACCCTGCTGCTCGCACGCCGGGGAAGCGCGTTGTGTCCGGAATTCGGTCCCGACTCGGCACGGACGCACCGGGACGGCGGCGCCCGTGAGCTGCGCGCCCCCTTGGAGTCCCTGCGGCACGATGTGGACCTACCGGCCGATCTGGAAGCGGCGGTGGCACTGGGCCTGGGCACGCACACGAGCACGAACGTCCACGAGACCGGGAGTTCGGAAGCCGTCCGCGGTCCCGTCTGA
- a CDS encoding lysophospholipid acyltransferase family protein: MSDPKSLRRSRRGTKERGRGVLGRIWLGTAVAVFYPIKALLARTRLVGLRNVPAEGSALLVLNHVSHLDPIYDAVAVHRAGRLPRFLAKNTLWNVPVLRGVLRGVEQIPVYRGTVDARKSLREAHGALENDKVVLIYPDGTITKDPDGWPMTPKIGIARLALEHDVPVIPVARWGTREIYDGYNKRFRPLPRKRVTLSFGEPIDLSEYRDREVDNRTLREVTELVMSRVRDLLGEVRGEQPPASFYSGQKRVSGKEDHV; encoded by the coding sequence GTGTCCGATCCGAAGAGCCTGCGGCGTTCCCGCAGGGGAACCAAGGAACGCGGACGTGGTGTACTGGGCAGGATCTGGCTGGGGACCGCCGTGGCCGTGTTCTACCCGATCAAGGCACTGCTGGCCCGTACGCGCCTGGTCGGGCTGCGCAACGTCCCGGCCGAGGGTTCCGCGTTGTTGGTGTTGAACCACGTATCGCATCTCGATCCGATCTACGACGCCGTGGCGGTGCACCGGGCGGGAAGGCTCCCGCGCTTCCTCGCCAAGAACACGCTCTGGAACGTTCCGGTCCTGCGCGGTGTCCTGCGCGGTGTCGAGCAGATACCGGTCTACCGGGGGACGGTGGACGCGCGGAAGAGCCTGCGCGAGGCGCACGGGGCTCTCGAGAACGACAAGGTCGTGCTGATCTACCCGGACGGGACCATCACCAAGGACCCCGACGGTTGGCCCATGACGCCCAAGATCGGGATCGCGCGGTTGGCGCTGGAACACGACGTTCCGGTGATCCCGGTGGCTCGTTGGGGAACGCGGGAGATCTACGACGGTTACAACAAGCGCTTTCGCCCCCTGCCGCGTAAGCGGGTCACCCTGAGCTTCGGTGAGCCGATCGACCTGTCCGAGTACCGCGACCGCGAGGTGGACAATCGGACACTGCGGGAGGTGACCGAACTGGTCATGTCACGCGTGCGTGATCTGCTCGGGGAGGTTCGGGGCGAGCAGCCGCCCGCCT